A single window of Drosophila suzukii chromosome 3, CBGP_Dsuzu_IsoJpt1.0, whole genome shotgun sequence DNA harbors:
- the LOC139353180 gene encoding protein new-glue 3-like — translation MASVPKSTERNTFVMRSLLALSLVVLAVLILQSGQVFSASTTGTGATSSSTSTTTTTTTTTTTTTTASPTALAAASSASTVASASKKPTRRHRHRYRIITRNIHFRHRKVGRTQSGGNCRRTRSRRRRD, via the coding sequence ATGGCATCAGTTCCAAAATCCACTGAACGAAACACCTTCGTAATGCGCTCGCTCCTGGCTCTTTCCCTGGTCGTCCTGGCCGTGCTGATCCTCCAGAGCGGGCAGGTCTTCTCCGCCTCAACCACCGGCACTGGCGCTACCTCAAGCTCAACCTCCACCACGACCACGACCACGACCACCActaccaccaccaccactgcCTCTCCCACGGCTTTGGCTGCGGCTTCCTCCGCCAGCACAGTTGCCTCTGCTTCCAAGAAACCGACGAGAAGGCACCGTCATCGGTATCGTATCATCACTCGTAACATTCACTTTCGTCACCGGAAAGTGGGACGTACTCAGTCCGGAGGCAACTGTCGACGGACTCGAAGCCGTCGCAGAAGGGACTAA
- the LOC136116473 gene encoding protein new-glue 3-like: MRSLLALSLVVLAVLILQISQVSSATSTTSTSASATTTTTTAASTTTTTTDATTTTTTAATRRRHRRRRVIIRRRVVRRNGGSRRNGGSRRNGGRRLRRAGQTQSGVSGRRVVVRVRRTAN, from the coding sequence ATGCGCTCCCTATTGGCTCTTTCCCTGGTCGTCCTGGCCGTGCTGATCCTGCAGATCAGCCAGGTTTCCTCCGCCACGTCCACCACCAGCACTTCCGCCTCCGcgaccaccaccaccaccactgccgcctccaccaccaccaccaccactgacgccaccaccaccaccaccacggCCGCCACGAGGAGGAGACACCGACGCCGTCGTGTCATAATCAGACGCAGGGTCGTCCGCCGGAATGGAGGCAGCCGTCGGAATGGAGGCAGCCGTCGGAATGGAGGAAGGCGCCTCCGGAGGGCTGGACAAACCCAGAGCGGAGTCAGCGGCCGACGAGTTGTCGTACGCGTTCGCAGGACGGCCAACTAA
- the Ir75c gene encoding ionotropic receptor 75a: MASLSLYRLIVFNLLEVNLSNLMVFHCWSIKEALPLAKMLNENSIFSQYIDLQQDPENLANIHKDYLDSDLVRLGVFLDLGCDQAELITNQSSRARLYNQNLHWLLYDEEGNFTKLTQLFEAANLSLNADVTYVSRPEEELFVLHDVYNKGSHLGGKLNVTVDQSLWCNRSHCQIKDYLSDLHLRPRLQHRLDLSSVTFRLAALVSVLPINSSEEDLLEFLNSDRDSHMDSISRIGNRLIMHTQEVLGFKLHYIWCGTWSVQDAFGGAIGMLTNESAELCTSPFVPSWNRLHYVHPMTEQAQFRAVCMFRTPHNAGIKAAVFLEPFMPSVWFAFAGLLIFAGVLLWLIFHLERHWMQRCLDFIPSLLSSCLISFGAACIQGSYLMPKSAGGRLAFIAVMLTSFLMYNYYTSIVVSTLLGSPVRSNIRTIQQLADSSLEVGFDTVPFTKTYLVSSPRADIRSLYKQKVESKRDPNSVWLSPEEGVIRVRDQPGFVYTSEASFMYHFVEKHYLPREISDLNEIILRPESAVYGMVHLNSTYRQLLTQIQVRMLETGIISKQSRFFSKTKLHTFSNSFVIQVGMEYAAPLFISLLVAYLLALLILAVEICCARYAKKKLGTVFPQSQ, translated from the exons ATGGCCAGTCTCTCCTTGTATCGGTTGATAGTTTTCAATCTGTTGGAAGTCAATTTGAGCAATCTAATGGTATTTCACTGCTGGTCGATAAAGG aGGCCTTACCTTTGGCTAAGATGCTGAATGAGAATAGCATTTTTTCGCAATACATTGACCTGCAACAGGACCCTGAAAACTTGGCCAACATACACAAGGACTATTTGGATAGTGATTTAGTCAGGTTAGGTGTCTTTTTGGACCTGGGTTGCGACCAAGCTGAACTCATAACAAATCAG TCTAGTCGTGCCCGTCTTTATAACCAAAATCTGCACTGGCTGCTTTACGATGAGGAGGGTAACTTTACCAAGCTAACCCAGCTATTTGAGGCAGCCAATCTCAGTCTAAATGCGGACGTGACCTATGTGAGTCGTCCGGAGGAGGAGCTCTTTGTCTTGCACGATGTCTACAACAAGGGAAGTCACCTGGGGGGCAAGCTGAACGTCACGGTGGACCAGAGTCTGTGGTGCAATCGAAGTCACTGCCAGATTAAGGATTATCTCAGTGATTTGCATTTGCGACCCAGACTGCAGCATCGCCTGGATTTATCGAGCGTTACCTTTCGATTGGCTGCTTTG GTTTCTGTTCTGCCCATTAACTCCAGTGAGGAGGACCTTCTCGAATTCCTCAATAGCGATAGAGATTCCCACATGGACTCGATTTCTCGCATTGGCAATCGGCTTATCATGCATACTCAGGAAGTGCTCGGTTTCAA gcTGCACTACATTTGGTGCGGCACCTGGAGCGTGCAGGATGCTTTTGGCGGAGCAATCGGCATGTTGACCAATGAATCCGCTGAGCTCTGTACCTCCCCGTTCGTTCCCTCCTGGAATCGCCTTCACTACGTACATCCCATGACGGAGCAGGCCCAGTTCCGGGCCGTCTGCATGTTCCGTACGCCACACAACGCGGGAATCAAGGCGGCCGTGTTCTTGGAGCCCTTCATGCCGAGCGTTTGGTTCGCCTTCGCCGGCCTCCTGATCTTCGCTGGCGTCTTGCTCTGGCTGATCTTCCACCTGGAGCGGCATTGGATGCAGCGTTGTCTGGACTTCATACCATCCCTGCTCAGCAGTTGCCTGATCAGTTTCGGAGCTGCCTGCATCCAGGGTTCCTATCTGATGCCCAAGTCGGCTGGTGGTCGATTAGCCTTCATCGCCGTGATGCTGACCTCGTTCCTTATGTACAACTACTACACCTCCATTGTGGTGTCCACTCTGCTGGGATCTCCAGTCCGCTCCAACATCAGGACGATCCAGCAGCTGGCCGACAGCTCCCTGGAAGTGGGTTTCGACACGGTGCCTTTTACCAAGACATATCTGGT ATCCTCGCCCCGTGCAGACATTCGCAGCCTGTACAAACAGAAGGTGGAGAGCAAGCGCGATCCCAATAGCGTCTGGCTTTCTCCGGAGGAGGGAGTGATCCGAGTGCGGGATCAGCCTGGATTCGTCTACACCTCGGAGGCCTCGTTCATGTATCACTTCGTGGAGAAGCACTACCTGCCGCGCGAGATCTCCGATCTGAATGAGATCATCCTGCGACCCGAGAGTGCCGTCTACGGAATGGTTCACCTGAACTCCACCTATCGACAGCTGCTCACCCAGATCCAGGTCCGAATGCTGGAAACCGGGATCATATCGAAGCAGAGTCGTTTCTTTAGCAAGACCAAGTTGCACACGTTCTCCAATAGTTTTGTGATCCAGGTGGGCATGGAATATGCGGCTCCTCTGTTTATATCCCTCCTAGTGGCCTACTTATTGGCCCTACTGATCCTGGCTGTGGAAATCTGCTGTGCACGTTATGCCAAAAAGAAATTGGGTACGGTTTTCCCCCAAAGTCAGTAa
- the Grd gene encoding gamma-aminobutyric acid receptor alpha-like, with amino-acid sequence MCTMPATTDASGSGDASTDLIAARSHSCHQGRRLNLRIFKLLISCCLLTLCIYPNAWHLSIGPGSGSGSGSGLGLGSGSIWVSADSIKGRGDAHRLDEMGPHSHSHTSFSASVPSSWLTQSNNHANISELLDNLLRGYDNSIRPDFGGPPATVEVDIMVRSMGPISEVDMTYSMDCYFRQSWVDKRLAFEGAQDTLALSVSMLARIWKPDTYFYNGKQSYLHTITTPNKFVRIYQNGRVLYSSRLTIKAGCPMNLADFPMDIQKCPLKFGSFGYTTSDVIYRWNKERPPVAIAEDMKLSQFDLVDCPAGNLTDIVYKAAAPRPQRRPFSNKDPPRPTSKVLTTFAGPAAKNQHVRGTGLKLDKGAFGTGRDATGGAGSTTGLSGTITLETNHPSEYSMLMVNFHLQRHMGNFLIQVYGPCCLLVVLSWVSFWLNREATADRVSLGITTVLTMTFLGLEARTDLPKVSYPTALDFFVFLSFGFIFATILQFAVVHYYTKYGSGECYFIIEELDSDSGESETDPLTSDFRDSTESKIYEVIPLSMCAISMPPPPNRLGMLTSRNRGPRNRRHGLWSMKLLGLFDWRRRRKPSRAGDSDEEEDDEQTQLRANEVPTTSAAAAAAQAAAQAARISPQTGGRRRMSYYRREEMEARRKGKRTPQYNSVSKIDRASRIVFPLLFILINVFYWYGYLSRSSRILANTPDAST; translated from the exons ATGTGCACAATGCCAGCAACAACAGATGCATCCGGCTCCGGCGATGCATCAACTGACCTCATCGCAGCAAGGAGCCACTCCTGCCACCAAGGACGCCGCCTGAACTTGCGCATATTTAAACTTTTGATTAGCTGCTGCCTCCTCACGCTGTGCATTTACCCAAATGCCTGGCACTTGTCCATCGGCCCAGGCTCgggatcgggatcgggatcgggattgggattgggatcgGGATCCATCTGGGTCTCGGCCGACAGCATCAAGGGACGCGGCGATGCCCACCGCCTGGACGAGATGGGCCCCCACTCCCACTCGCACACCTCCTTCTCCGCATCCGTGCCCTCCTCGTGGCTCACCCAGAGCAATAACCATGCAAATATATCGGAGCTGCTGGACAATCTGCTGCGCGGCTACGACAATAGCATTCGACCGGATTTCGGTG GTCCTCCAGCAACAGTAGAAGTGGATATTATGGTTCGCAGCATGGGACCAATATCAGAGGTCGACATG ACCTACTCGATGGACTGTTACTTCCGCCAATCCTGGGTGGATAAACGTCTCGCGTTCGAGGGGGCCCAGGACACGCTGGCACTGAGCGTCTCGATGTTGGCCCGGATTTGGAAGCCGGATACGTACTTTTACAATGGCAAGCAGAGCTATTTACACACGATTACCACGCCAAATAAGTTTGTGAGGATCTATCAGAACGGACGCGTTCTGTACTCCAGCCGGCTGACAATTAAAGCCGGCTGCCCGATGAATCTGGCCGATTTTCCCATGGACATACAAAAGTGTCCCCTGAAATTCGGTTCAT TTGGCTACACCACGTCCGACGTCATCTACCGGTGGAACAAAGAGCGACCCCCTGTCGCCATCGCTGAGGACATGAAGCTGTCCCAATTCGATTTGGTCGATTGTCCGGCTGGGAATTTAACGGACATTGTGTACAAGGCGGCGGCTCCCAGACCGCAACGCCGTCCATTCAGCAACAAGGACCCACCACGACCCACCAGCAAGGTGCTGACCACTTTCGCCGGTCCGGCGGCAAAGAACCAGCATGTCCGGGGCACAGGACTTAAACTGGACAAGGGAGCCTTCGGCACCGGACGGGATGCAACCGGCGGAGCAGGGTCCACCACCGGATTAAGTGGCACCATCACCCTGGAAACCAACCATCCTT CGGAGTACTCCATGCTGATGGTGAACTTTCACCTGCAGCGGCACATGGGCAACTTCCTGATCCAGGTGTACGGTCCCTGCTGCCTGCTGGTGGTCCTCAGCTGGGTATCCTTCTGGCTGAACCGCGAGGCCACTGCGGATCGGGTTTCCCTCGGCATCACCACCGTGCTGACGATGACCTTCCTCGGGCTGGAGGCTCGCACGGATCTGCCCAAGGTGTCCTATCCCACGGCCCTGGACTTCTTCGTGTTCCTTTCGTTCGGCTTCATCTTCGCCACGATCCTGCAGTTTGCAGTGGTGCACTATTACACTAAGTACGGATCGGGGGAGTGCTACTTCATTATCGAGGAGCTGGACTCGGATTCGGGGGAATCGGAGACGGATCCGCTGACCTCCGACTTCCGGGACAGCACGGAGTCCAAGATCTACGAGGTCATTCCGCTGTCCATGTGCGCGATCAGCATGCCGCCACCACCCAATCGGCTGGGCATGCTCACCTCCAGGAACCGGGGTCCCCGGAACAGACGACATGGTCTGTGGAGCATGAAGCTCCTGGGTCTCTTTGACTGGCGGCGAAGAAGAAAGCCGTCCCGAGCCGGCGACTCCgatgaggaggaggacgacgaGCAGACGCAGCTGAGGGCCAACGAGGTCCCGACCACATCCGCGGCAGCTGCAGCGGCACAGGCGGCGGCACAGGCTGCCCGGATCAGTCCTCAGACTGGAGGTCGCCGCAGGATGTCCTACTACCGACGCGAGGAGATGGAGGCCCGGAGGAAGGGCAAACGAACCCCACAGTACAACTCCGTGTCGAAGATTGATCGCGCCTCGCGGATCGTCTTCCCGCTGCTCTTCATCCTGATCAACGTGTTCTATTGGTACGGCTACTTGTCGAGGAGCTCCCGGATTTTGGCCAACACGCCAGATGCGAGCACCTGA
- the LOC108010489 gene encoding glycerol-3-phosphate phosphatase — MSRGGAINLTDLSGGQVAEWLQSFDTILCDGDGTIWQDDTAIEGAPDVLNALQHRLGKKVYLITNNGLKTRQELFERSQRLGFHLPSDRHIISPTAAIADYLVQSPEFDRTRHKVYVVGNAAIARELRQHGIDSYGAGGTEELPPGDKWPDFVAREFGSPEAAKDVGAVVVGWDEYFSYCKMARACHILCSNPGCAFLVTNRDAVHKYPAFCIPGTGAFVTGIEACSEREALEMGKPNPLVLEPLTKSGELQPERTLMIGDCLKIDVGFASNCGMLSLLVGTGRYNNLSDVRRENGKLAQPDFYLPRLADLLAYL, encoded by the exons ATGTCCAGAGGCGGTGCTATCAACTTGACGGACCTATCCGGGGGGCAGGTGGCCGAGTGGCTCCAAAGTTTCGACACGATTCTCTGCGACGGCGACG GCACCATTTGGCAGGATGACACGGCCATCGAGGGTGCTCCGGATGTGCTGAACGCCCTGCAGCATCGCTTGGGCAAGAAAGTCTACCTGATTACCAACAATGGTCTGAAGACACGCCAGGAGCTCTTTGAGCGCTCGCAGCGGCTTGGATTCCATTTGCCCAGCGACAGACACATCATATCGCCCACGGCGGCCATCGCCGACTATCTGGTCCAGAGTCCGGAGTTCGATAGGACCCGCCACAAAGTCTATGTGGTGGGCAACGCGGCCATCGCTCGGGAATTAAGGCAGCACGGAATCGACAGCTACGGAGCCGGGGGAACGGAGGAACTGCCTCCGGGCGACAAGTGGCCGGACTTTGTGGCTCGCGAATTCGGCAGCCCGGAGGCGGCCAAGGACGTGGGTGCCGTGGTGGTCGGCTGGGATGAGTACTTTAGCTACTGCAAGATGGCCCGCGCCTGTCACATCCTGTGCAGCAATCCGGGCTGTGCCTTCCTTGTCACCAACCGGGATGCCGTGCACAAGTATCCCGCCTTCTGTATCCCCGGCACTGGGGCCTTTGTGACCGGAATCGAAGCCTGTTCCGAGCGCGAAGCCCTCGAGATGGGCAAGCCAAATCCCTTGGTCCTTGAGCCCCTCACCAAGTCCGGCGAGCTGCAGCCGGAACGAACGCTTATGATTGGTGACTG CCTCAAAATAGATGTCGGTTTCGCCAGTAATTGTGGCATGCTATCGCTTCTGGTGGGCACTGGTAGATACAATAATCTCTCGGATGTCCGCCGGGAAAACGGCAAGCTGGCCCAGCCAGATTTTTATCTACCCCGACTGGCCGATCTGCTGGCCTATTTGTGA
- the LOC108010517 gene encoding glycerol-3-phosphate phosphatase, protein MRSSFSTCSRKAITMYKQTCTNLLELSSAKVTEWLSSFDSVITDCDGVLWIYGQALEGSVDVMNQFKAMGKSIYFCTNNSTKTRSELLQKGVELGFHINESGIISTAHATAAFLKRRNFSKRVFVIGSEGITKELDAVGIRHTAVGPEPMKGSLVEFMAEHLKLDTDIGAVVVGFDEHFSFPKMMKAASYLNDPQCLFVATNTDERFPMPNMIVPGSGSFVRAIQTCAEREPIVIGKPNPAICESLVREKKIDPSRTLMIGDRANTDILLGYNCGFQTLLVGSGIHQLKDVDQWKKSKNPEDKKLIPDVYLPKLGDLLPSIVDAVAGLK, encoded by the exons ATGAGATCTAGCTTCAGCACCTGTTCGCGAAAGGCTATAACCATGTACAAGCAGACGTGCACCAATCTCCTGGAACTGTCCTCCGCCAAGGTGACCGAGTGGCTATCGAGCTTCGATTCGGTGATTACAGACTGTGATG GAGTTCTTTGGATCTATGGCCAGGCCCTGGAAGGCTCGGTGGATGTGATGAACCAGTTTAAGGCCATGGGAAAGTCTATTTACTTCTGCACAAACAACTCCACGAAGACCCGGTCGGAACTTCTACAGAAAGGCGTCGAGCTGGGCTTTCACATCAATGAGAGCGGGATTATTTCGACGGCCCATGCCACAGCAGCGTTTCTGAAGCGTCGGAATTTCAGCAAGCGGGTGTTTGTGATCGGAAGCGAAGGTATCACCAAGGAGCTGGACGCCGTGGGCATCCGGCACACTGCGGTGGGACCGGAACCCATGAAGGGATCGCTGGTCGAGTTCATGGCAGAGCATTTAAAGCTGGACACGGACATCGGTGCCGTGGTCGTGGGCTTCGATGAGCACTTCAGCTTCCCCAAGATGATGAAGGCCGCCTCGTACCTGAACGATCCACAGTGCCTGTTCGTGGCCACCAATACGGATGAGCGTTTCCCCATGCCCAACATGATAGTGCCCGGCAGCGGGAGTTTTGTGCGGGCCATCCAAACCTGTGCGGAACGGGAACCGATAGTGATCGGAAAGCCCAATCCGGCCATTTGCGAATCTCTGGTCAGGGAAAAGAAAATCGATCCCTCGAGGACCCTGATGATCGGAGATCGTGCCAATACGGACATCCTCCTGGGCTACAATTGCGGTTTCCAGACCTTGCTCGTGGGCTCCGGAATCCACCAGCTGAAGGACGTGGATCAATGGAAGAAGAGCAAGAATCCCGAGGACAAGAAGCTCATACCAGACGTATACCTGCCAAAATTGGGGGATCTGCTGCCATCGATTGTGGACGCCGTGGCGGGCTTGAAGTAA